The Marinomonas sp. CT5 genome contains the following window.
CGGTAGGTTGGCCTGTTCGTTTGGCATTTCTTGGCTCTGAGGAGGCGTTATCTTTGGAAGCTAAGCACTTTTATCATGCTTGGCAAGGTGACGTTGAAGAGTATTCTGTCGGTTTATTAGAGCAAACTGATTTGGTCATCGATGCTATGTTTGGCGCAGGGTTGACTCGTCCTTTAGAAGGCAAAGCCCGCGACATAGTCGATGCCATGATTGAGCGTGAGATACCTATTTGCGCGGTGGACGTACCCAGTGGCGTGGATGGCACAACAGGGGCGGCGCTAGGTGCTGTTGCTCCTGCTGAATTAACCGTGACATTTTTCCACAAAAAGCCGGGGTATTTACTGCTTCCAGGCCGTGCTTTATGTGGTGAACTGGTTGTTGCCGATATTGGCATTCCCGTTACTGTGTTAGAAGCGCTAAATATTCAAGCATGGGAAAATAGCCCAGAGCTTTGGTATCGAGATTATCCTTGGCCGCGTCTGGATGGACATAAGTTTCATCGTGGTCATACCTTGATTTACGGTGGCGAAAGTATCACTGGAGCAAGTCGTTTGAGCGCGCGCAGTGCGCTTCGGATCGGTTCAGGGTTAGTGACGCTTGCAGCACCTATCAAAGCATGGCCTGTGTACGCTAGTGCATTAACTAGCATCATGGTGGCGAAGCTAGAGCAAACACAAGAAGCGGAGGATTTTGAAGAGTTGTTATTAGACACTCGTCATAACACCATTGTGGTTGGCCCTGGAGCGGGGCTGGCGGGGTTTGAAAGCATACGCACACGTAAGATGGTGATGACTGCTCTTAAGGCTGATCGTGCGGTCGTCCTCGATGCGGATGCGCTCAGCGCTTTCGCTAATGATCCGCAAATACTCTTTGATGCCATAAATTGTCCTTGTGTGATGACTCCTCACGAAGGGGAGTTTGCGCGACTATTTCCTGAAATCAATCAACAACATCCTAATGATAAATTAACGCGTGCTCGACTTGCGGCGCAGCAAAGTGGTGCAGTGGTTGTTTTAAAAGGGGCGGATACGGTTATTGCGGCACCTGATGGACGAGCGATTATCAATTCAAACGCACCTGCGAATTTGGCAACAGGTGGTTCTGGCGATGTATTGGCTGGGTTTATTGCAGGATTGTTGGCTCAGGGAATGTCGCCATTTGATGGAGCTGCGGCCGCAGTTTGGTTGCATGGGCAAGTTGGTAATGAAGTGGGTATAGGTTTGATTGCCGAAGATTTGCCTGAGCATCTGCCAAAAGTGTTATCTCGATTTAAAGCCCAGTATTTATCCCGTTGACGCCATAAAAAAAAGCCTTGTTCTACTAATTAGGGTTAGCAGGACAAGGCCAGTTCAACTCTAGATTTTTAAATGGGAAGCCCGTTTAGCTGACCATTTTATGAGGATCGATAACAAATTTCTTCGCAGCACCGCCGTCAAAGTCGGCATAACCTTGTGGCGCTTGGTCTAGCGAAATCATTTGCACGTTAACCGCTTTCGCAATATCGATCTTATCGAACAAGATCGCTTGCATTAATTGTCTGTGGTATTTCATGACAGGGCATTGACCAGTATGAAGTGAATGCGATTTTGCCCAACCTAAACCAAAGCGCATACTCAAGCTACCTTGTTGAGCGGCACTGTCAATGGCGCCTGGATCCTCTGTAACGTACAAGCCAGGAATACCGATTTGTCCGCCCGCGCGTGTCATTTGCATCGCTGAGTTTAATACTACTGCAGGAGATTCCTGATGGTGGTTACAGCCACAAGCATGTGCCTCAAAGCCCACACAATCCACAAAAGCATCAACTTCACGGTCTCCAAGAATAGCTTCGATTTTATCTTGAATATCACCTTCTTGTTTTAGATCGATGGTTTCACAACCGAAAGACCGAGCTTGATTAAGACGATCTTCCACCATATCACCGACAATGACACAAGCCGCACCAAGTAGGTGAGCTGATGCTGCTGCAGCCAGACCAACAGGGCCTGCGCCAGCGATGTAAACGGTGGAGCCTGGACCAACGCCTGCTGTAACACAGCCATGGTAACCCGTAGGAAGAATGTCAGACAGCAAGGTTAGACTTTGAATTTTTTCTAGCGCTTGATCCTTGTCAGGGAATTTCAATAGGTTGAAGTCAGCGTATGGAACCATTACGTAGTCGGCTTGTCCGCCGACCCAACCGCCCATGTCAACGTAGCCGTATGCTGCGCCTGGACGGGCAGGGTTAACATTCAAACAAATACCTGTTTTACCTTCTTTACAGTTGCGACAGCGACCACAAGCAATGTTAAAAGGCACAGACACTAAATCACCAACTTTGATGAATTCAACGTCGCGGCCGCACTCGATAACTTCGCCTGTAATTTCATGGCCTAAAACCAAGCCGCTTGGTGCCGTTGTTCTACCACGTACCATGTGCTGATCGCTACCACAGATGTTGGTAGTAACAACTTTAAGGATAACGCCATGATCACATCGGCGCTTGCCAAGAGAAAGTTCTGGAAAGGGAATCGTGTCAACTTTTACAGTGCCATTACCTTGATATATAACACCGCGGTTTGCATGGTTGCTCATAACAATATCCTTTTTGCTGTTGTTTATTTTTATTTGAACATGACTGATTATTTTGTCATCAGCTGAAAAAAGAATAGGCCTTTATACGACATAAAAACATGCTAAAAACGACCTAAACGTAACGAATTTTCATACTTCCTTATTTCGTCCATTTTTTTAATGGTTGCTATAAAATGACCTATTTTTAACTATTCATTGAGTATCGCTATAAGGGTTGTATTTTTAATATTATTTAATTGCTTTTTTATCTATTTATGGCGTGACTTAGATTAAGCAAGATGACAAGGAGCTTATTTTTAAAGGTAAATGAATGCCCTATAGCATTGGCAATAGAGCACTTTTTCGTGTCGGTTGAGTGATGGAAAAATTAGAAGTTATAACTCACTTTGGCCATAACGGTTGTACCATCAAAGTTGTTAGTTTTTCCATTACTATCTAAATAAGGTGTGTTACTACCTCTAGCTCGTCGGTAAGATGAGTTAGGGCCTCCTTTAAGACTTAATTGAAGCCCTGGTACTGATTTTGGAGTATAGAAGATAGCCCCACCTAACTCATATTCGTATAAATCTTGTCCTTCATATTCGAAATTAAAACCATAACGAGCTATTGCACCAAATCTAATTTCTTGACTGTATCTGTGGAAATAACTCATTAATAAAACGTTTTCTTGATCATTATAGAAATCTTTAGATAAACCTTTTGCTAGGCTGCTATCATCACCTTGTGAGTTATTTGAAAGGTGGTTTTCAAAACGACCTAAGCTACTGTCTCTTTTTGCTGAGACATAAGCATATCCTAAGGAGAATATGCCTGAAGATAAAAAGAAGTCTGTTTTGACTTCTGCAATATAAGCATCGTTGTCGAACAAGCGGTTTCTATCTGACTGGGCTTTATATTTGGATAATGAATTCACGTAAATTAGATTGGCGGATACTTTCTTAGCGGTTAGTTTTTTACTGTAGCCAATGGACTGACTTCTTAAGTAGTCTTGTCCTTCGCCAATATAATATTTGAAAGATTGACCGTCATTTTTGTAATCGACTGCAACTGTGTAAATGAAATCGATTTCTTTATTATCCTTGGTGAGTAACTCCTTTGTATCAGAGTCGTTTGGTGAAGAGTACTCGGTTAAATAGCCTGCTTTGATACCCCATTTCTCCGAATTGACTTCTGTTGTAATGCCATAATAGGCACTGGAAGTCACGCTTCCTTCCCGTGATAAAGCTCCGAACTTGTTTAGAACACGAAGACCTTCATACAAGTTAATATTCAAATTGTCATTCGTTGTGAACTTTTGTTTTAAAAAGGCCTCAGAAACTTTGTTAAAGCCTTGTGCACTTCTTTTACCATTTTTATCCACATCTACTTGAGCAATACTTTTAGCAAAAAAAACCTCACCATAATCAAGTGGTTCAACGGCGAGTAAGCCTAGGTTAAAACCATAATGATCATCAACATATACAGAATCAAAGTTATAAGAAGCAGATTGTACCCAGTTTAATATATCTGAATTTCCTGTTTTATCATATCGGCCACTTTGGACATTATCATAAAAGTTTTCAAGGCCAAATGTATGATTACTCTCTTTTAAAAAATCAATGGCTCCTGCGTTTACATAAGTAATGGGCGATAAGATACAAAGTGCAATAGCTGTTTTTTTCATTTTTTATCTCTTTTTATTTTTATATTTGAGTTTTATTTTGGGTGCATAAAGTATTGGGCTGTTAAAAAATGTACTCGTATTTAATGATTTATTACTAGTGATGCTGAGGGGGTTATTGGTAGGGTTTTATTCAGATTTATTAAATAAATTGCACTGATTGAAATGGCTGGCATATTGACTCCAAAGTATTATTTTTATTTTCTTTTTTGCTACTTTTTTTAATAAAAAATCAAGTTTTGAAACTTGATTGGAGTCATGTTAGATAAAAAAACAATATATTTTAAATGGATAATATCACTATGAGGTATCTATGGTATCGATTCCATTATTGTGTTAACAAGTAGGTAGAGTGATGGTATAAACAATGCGCTTCTTGCATTGTTAGCCTGTTAAAAAATTAGAAAAGAGAATAAAAATAATGCATTTTCGAAAATTAGACCTGAACTTATTAGTGGCCTTAGATGCGTTGATTCGTCATCAGAATGTGAGCCTAGCGGCTGAAGAGTTACATCTTAGTCAATCGGCAATGAGTAGTTCTTTATCTCGTTTACGTCGCTATTTTAATGATGATCTGTTGGTTCAAGTTGGTCGATCAATGATATTGAGTCCGCTTGCAGAGCAACTGGAGCAGCCTATACGGGATATTTTGGTGAAAATAGATGCGTCTCTAATGCTTAAGCCAGGTTTTGATCCCACTAAATCAGATCGTGAATTTCGTATTTGTGTATCAGATTATATGTTGCACACGCTTATTCCTCATGTGATTGAGATGACACAAGAGCAAGGCTGTACAGTAAAATTAAACTTTCTACCTCAGGTCAGTGATCCTAAGAAAGAGTTGGATAGAGGCGGAGCCGACCTATTGATTCTTCCAGAAATTTTTTGCTCTGATTTTCACTTCAGTGAACATTTACTGACTGATGAGTTTGCATGTGTTGTTTGGGACCAAAGCGATTTAGCGAAAGGTGATATGACGATGGACGTTTTTACCTCGGCGGGTCATATATGCATGCAACCACCTAATTCGAACCCGTCTTTCGAAACCCACTCCTATGATTTGCAGGGCGTGTACCGTCGTGTTGAGGTTCGTACTTTTAGTTTTTCTTGTATTCCTAGTTTAATTATTGGCAGTAATTTAATCGCGACATTGCAGAAACGCTTGATTGATAAAGCTATTGCACAAGGCTTGCCTCTGAAACTCTTCCCTTCACCGGTTTCATTGCCCTTGCTTAATGAGAGTATGCAATGGCATAAGTACCAAAATGTAGACTTAGGGATTATTTGGTTGAGAAAACTGATGCTTGAAGCTGTTACTAGGTTGGCAAAGTAATTGTTAGTTTTTTTAAGCATACGTATTGATTAACACATCCAACATGGCGGCCGCAGCAATGGAAAGATTGGACCTAGGTTGGCAGATTACGCCCACTCGCCGGATTATTTCAGGTTCCATAACTGGGCGGCAAATCGCGCCTTGTTCGATGGCTTGTTGTCGACAAAGTGCAGGAACAACCGCAACCCCCATACCTTCGCTGACCATGCGTCCTACTGTAGCCAGTTGATGGGCATCAAAGGCGACATTGAGCTCGATTCCAGCCTTGCTGAGAGTGTTTTCAATCATAGTTCGAACACTGGAAGGGCGTTGTAAGGTAATAAAATCGTATTGCAAAAGTGCCTGCCAACTAATGGCGTCTAGTGATTCCAGTGGGTGGCCTTGCGGCAGAATAGCAATGAATCTGTCTTCATAAAGTGGGTGAAAAGATAAATCCACAAGGTTGCTTGGTTCGAAGGAAATCCCCAGTTCCACTTGATTGTTACGCACCATTTCTACTACCACGTCGGAGAGCACATCGTCGATGGCGACCTGAATATTTGGGTAAGATTCGTGGTAATTACGTATGGCTTTTGGCAGTAAAGACGCGGCAAAAGAGGGCATGGCTGCAATGGTGATTTTGCCGAGTTGTAGGGCGAAGCGCTGCTTCATTTCGTCTTCTGCGTTTTCCCATTGAGCTAATAATCGTCTGGCAATGGGAACAAGCGCTTCGCCTTCCGGTGTTAAGGCAATATGGCGTGTGGTTCGAGTGAGTAACTTCCCTCCTAAATTATCCTCTAAACTTTTGATCGATAGACTTAATGCCGGTTGGGATAAGTGAAGTTGTGTTGCCGCGCTGGCAAAGCTCATGGACTGAGCAACGGCGAGGAAAGCTTTTACCTGTTTAATATTCATAGATACCTTTACTCGTTACATTGTGAACAGGTCTCTTCACATTATTCTCATGGTTAAATTTACATTTGAAAAACTTATTAATAAAAAGAAAAAACAAATTTAATTAATTTATAGGCTTGGGTCAAACTGGGGGGCATTAAGAATAATAAAACAGGAGAATAAAATGGCCGGTTTTGACAAAGTCGTTGCTTCATACGAAGACGCCATGATGGGGCTAGAAGATAATATGACGGTGCTCGCAGGCGGTTTTGGTTTGTGTGGTATTCCAGAGAACCTAATTGCTGAGATCAAACGCAAAGGTACAAAAGACTTAACGGTTGTCTCCAATAACTGTGGAGTGGATGGTTTTGGTTTGGGAATCTTGTTGGAAGATAAGCAAGTTCGCAAAATGGTGTCGTCTTATGTGGGCGAAAATGCTTTATTTGAAAAACAGCTGTTGAATGGCGAATTAGAAGTAGAACTTACTCCACAAGGCACGCTAGCGGAAAAAATGCGCGCTGGCGGCGCGGGTATTCCGGCTTTTTACACCGCTACTGGTGTGGGAACGCCAGTGGCTGAAGGTAAAGAAACCAAAGAGTTTCATGGCCGTGAGTACCTTTTAGAAGAAGCCATTGTTGGCGATTTTGCCATAGTAAAAGGCTGGAAGGCCGATCGTTATGGCAATGTAATTTATCGTCATACCGCCCAGAATTTTAATCCCTTAGCCGCGACCGCAGGCAAAATTACCGTTGTAGAAGTAGAAGAAATCGTTGAGGTTGGTGAGCTTGATCCGGCGCAGATTCACACGCCCGGTATTTATGTGGACCGCGTGGTGCTAGGCACTTTTGAAAAGCGCATCGAAAAACGCACCCTTAAGCCAACAGAATAAAAAGAGGTTTCTTATGTCACTTACTAGAGAACAAATGGCACAACGCGTTGCTCAAGAATTACAAGACGGCTTTTACGTGAACCTAGGTATTGGTATTCCTACTTTAGTGGCTAACTATGTACCAAAACACATGGAGGTTATGCTGCAATCAGAGAACGGCTTGCTTGGTATGGGAGAGTTTCCAACAGAAGAGACGATTGATGCGGACATGATTAACGCAGGCAAACAGACTGTGACCACAGTGAAAGGTGCGTCTACTTTTTCTTCGGCTGAATCCTTTGCCATGATCCGTGGCGGCCATGTGGATCTAACCGTTTTGGGCGCCTTTGAAGTGGATGTAAATGGCAATATTGCCTCTTGGATGATCCCTAATAAGTTGGTTAAGGGCATGGGCGGTGCGATGGATTTGGTGGCAGGGGCAGAAAATATAATAGTCACCATGACACACGCTTCTAAAAATGGCGAATCAAAACTTCTTTCTCATTGTTCCTTGCCACTTACTGGCAAAGCTTGTATCAAAAAAGTACTCACGGATTTAGCTTGGCTTGAAATCGAAGCGGGTGCATTTATCTTGAAAGAAAGAGCACCAGGGGTGTCCGTTGAAGAAATTATTGAAAAAACACAAGGTAAATTGATCGTGCCTGATCATGTACCGGAAATGGTTTTTGCCTAATAAAAATGAAAGGAGCTTCTTATGAAAGCGGTCATCGTTGCAGCAGCAAGAACGCCAATTGGTGCGTTTAATGGCGCGTTATCTTCATTGAGTGCCGTGCAAATAGGCACTCAGTTGTTGTCTGGCATGTTAGTTAAGCAGCCAATTTTGAAAGAACAGATTGATGAAGTGATTTTGGGCCAAGTGCTGACGGCTGGCTGCGGGCAGAATCCAGCGCGTCAAACGGCCATTCATGCAGGGTTGCCAAAACACGTTTCAGCTCTGACGATTAACAAAGTCTGTGGGTCTGGTTTAAAAGCTGTACAGCTCGCCGCACAAGCGGTATTGAATGGTGATGCCAAGATGGTTGTGGCAGGTGGACAAGAAAGTATGAGCCAAGCGGCGCATGTTTTACCAAACAGTCGTTCAGGCAAAAAAATGGGCAATTGGGCGTTGTTGGATTCCATGGTAACCGATGGTTTATGGGATGTTTTTAACGATTATCACATGGGGCAAACCGCCGAAAATATTGCCAATCGCTGGGAGATTAGTCGTCAAGAACAAGATGCTTTTGCTGCCAACTCCCAGCAAAAAGCCGCCAAAGCGCAAACATCAGGGCGATTTGTGGAGGAAATTCTGCCTGTCTCAATACCGCAACGCAAAGGCGACCCTGTCATGGTTGAGGCGGATGAACAAATTCGTCCCGATACAACCGCCGATTCTCTCGCCAAATTGCGTCCAGCCTTTGCCAAAGAAGGCTCGGTGACGGCGGGTAATGCTTCCACCTTGAACGATGGGGCGGCCATGGTGATAGTGACATCTGAGGAAGAAGCGCAGCGCTTGGGCTTGCCAATTCTTGCTGTCATTGAAGCGGCCAGCGGTGCGGGTGTTGATCCAGAAATAATGGGAACCGGTCCAATTGCGGCGACCCAAAAGGTGCTCAAAAAAGCCCATTGGCAAGTAACAGATTTGGACTTAGTAGAAGCAAACGAAGCGTTTTCTGTTCAGGCATTGTGCGTGAATAAAGAGCTTGGTTTAGATGCCTCTAAGGTCAATGTGAATGGTGGCGCTGTGGCATTGGGTCATCCTATTGGCGCATCAGGATGCCGAATTCTGGTTACCTTGCTCCATGAAATGCAACGCCAAGATGCCAAAAAAGGCCTAGCCACTTTATGTATCGGTGGCGGTATGGGTGTTGCTATGTTGGTTTCTCGATAGTCCATTCCGTTCAGATCAGTCCAATTAATTAACGTCATAAAGTGAGGCACAAAGGGGGGCTCTTAGTGAGTTCCTCTTTATGTTTTTGCTTTTTCGTCCAATAAAAAATATAAAAAAAAGGATAAGTAAATGAATACGCTTGAACAAAGACAAACTGGCTTACAAAAAGTCAGCCAATTTTTTGTCACCTTACTACAGCGCTTCCTTCCAGACCCTTTCATCTTCGCGATTGTCTTAACATTTGTTGTATTTTTATTGGTCATGCCGAGTACTGGGCAGGGGCCAATGGAGGTAGTAAATGCTTGGGCTGGCAGTTTTTGGAACTTACTGAGTTTCTCTATGCAGATGGCCATGGTAGTGGTAACCGGACATGCCATGGCAAGTGCCCCCGCGTTTAAGCGCAAATTGGCCATGCTGGCGGGCGTCGCTTCCACTCCTGGGCAGGCGATTATTTTGGTCACTGTGATCAGTGCCATGGCCTGCTGGGTGAACTGGGGATTTGGTTTGGTGGTGGGAGCGATTTTCGCCAAAGAAATTGCCGCCCGTGTTAAGGGCGTAGATTATCGCTTATTGATCGCTTCTGCTTACAGTGGTTTTTTGTTTTGGCATGGCGGTTTGTCGGGATCTATTCCTCTTTCAATCGCTGGTGGAGCGAATATAGAAAAAGTCACTAATGGCGCGGTAACCGCTGCCATTCCGACATCTGAGACTATTTTTTCTACGATGAACTTAGTCATCTTAGCGGTGATGTTTATCACGATTCCATTGTTGAATTGTTTGATGCATCCTACACCGCAGGACACGGTTACCATTGATGCTGAGTTGCTGAAAGAACAAACGTCTGAGACGCTAAATAAAACAGATATGACGCCAGCAGAGCGCCTAGAAAATAGCCGAGTTTTATCGACATTGCTGGGGATCATGGGCTTCGCTTTTGTGATCTATTATTTTGTGACGAATGGCTTTGCGCTAAACCTAAATATTGTCAATTTTACTTTTTTGTTTGCTGCGGTTTTATTACATGGAACGCCAAAAAGCTTGTTAAGTGCAGTCTCTCAAGGCGCACGTAATTGTTCTGGTATTCTACTGCAATTCCCATTCTACGCAGGGATTATGGGGATGATGACCGCAACAGGTGATTCAGGTGCCTCATTAGCCGGTCTGATTTCGCAAGCGTTTGTTTCTATTTCGAATGAGACGACGTTTCCGCTACTTACTTTTTTGAGTGCTGGCATCGTCAATTTCTTTGTCCCTTCGGGAGGTGGCCAATGGGCAGTACAAGCGCCCATTATGATGCCTGCTGGCGCGGCATTGGGTGTGGATGCGGCTAAAACGGCAATGGCGATTGCTTGGGGCGATGCTTGGACCAACATGATTCAGCCATTTTGGGCGTTACCCGCGCTGGCTATTGCAGGGCTAGGCGCGAAAGATGTGATGGGTTATTGCTTAATGGCTTTGATTGGATCTGGGGTCATTATTTCTTTAGGTTTCTTGATTTTCTGATTGGGATTTACTTGAGAAAAGAGTTTACAAAAAAACTAGGGTGGATTTGAAATGCCCCCAGCCGTTGGACTAACCAATGACTGGGGGCATTTATTTGCAGTGACTATTGTTCAGCGATTAAAGAGTAAAAGGACGGTCGCCGTCTTCGTCTTTAATACGTGTCGGTAAGCCCATTTCGTTTAGCAAGCCCAAGAAAGGTTTTGGATCAAGTTGCTCAACGTTACGCATTTCTTTTGCATCCCAAGTGCCATTAGCGACTAGGATGGCAGCGGCAACAGGTGGAACGCCAGCCGTGTAAGAAATACCTTGGCTACCCACTTCGTTATAAGCATCTTTATGGTCTGCAACGTTGTAGATAAACACTTCTTTTTCTTTGCCGTCTTTCAAGCCTTTGACCACATCACCGATACAGGTCTTGCCTGTGTATTCTGGAGCAAGAGAGGATGGATCAGGTAATACGGCTTTAACCACTTTAAGTGGCACTACTTCTAATCCTTCCGCTGTTTTAACAGGTTGTTCAGACAGAAGTCCTAGGCTTTTCAGTACCGTGAAGACATTGATGTAATGTTCACCAAAGCCCATCCAAAAGCGTACGTTTGGCACATCTAGGTTTTGTGAAATGGAGTGCACTTCATCGTGGCCTGTCATGTAAGCTGTTTGCTTGCCGACAACGGGTAAATCGTCTGTACGGCTAATTTCAAACATTTTGTTTTCTTGCCATGCGCGATTCTGCCAAGAGTAAACACGTCCGGTAAATTCACGGAAGTTAATCTCTGGGTCAAAATTGGTCGCAAAATATTTGCCATGGCTACCCGCATTGATATCAATGATGTCGATATCACTTACGCTGTCAAAGTATTCGTTGTAAGCCAGTGCTGCGTAGGCGTTAACTACACCAGGATCAAAGCCCACACCTAGAATGGCCGTAATGCCTTTTTCTTTACAAGCGTCGCGACGCTTCCACTCGTAGTTTGCATACCATGGTGGGGTTTCGCAGATTTTTGCTGGGTCTTCATGGATCGCGGTGTCTAGATAGGCGGCACCAGTCTCCATACATGCTTCAAGCACAGACATATTAATAAAAGCAGAACCTACGTTAATCACGATTTGAGATTCGGTTTCTTGAATCAATTTAACCGTTGCTGGCACGTCAAGAGCGTCAAGAGCGAATGCTTGAATGCGGCCCTCTACCTTCATGCTGCCTTTGTCGAGGACACTGGATACAATATCGTCGCATTTCGAAACGCTGCGTGAAGCAATTGCGATATTGCCCAGTGTGTCATTGTGTTGGGCGCATTTATGTGCCACTACACGTGCCACGCCTCCGCCACCAATAATGAGTACATTTTTTTTCATGGTAGTGCTTTCTCCAAAGTAGTAACTGAATCAGAATTAAGACAGGTTCTGCTCAAAATCGTTGTAATCGAATTCCCTAACAAGTTCGATGCTGCCATCCAATTGGCGTATGGCAATAGACGGCATTTTAACACCGTTAAACCAGTTCTTTTTCACCATGGTGTAACCCGCCGCGTCTTGGAAAGACAAACGGTCACCCACTTGCAGTGCTTTATCAAATTTAAATTCGCCGAAAATATCCCCTGCAAGGCAGGATTTACCGCAAATCATGTATTCATGCTCGCCATCGCAAGGTGCCATCTTGGCATTTTCACGGTAGATCAATAGATCTAGCATGTGAGCTTCTATAGAGCTATCGACAACGGCCAAATTTTTGCCATTAAACAAGGTATCGAGCACGGTTACTTCTAATGTCGTACTTTTTGTAATACTGGCTTCACCTGGTTCTAGATAAACCTGAATGTCGTATTTTTCAGAAAAACTTTTCAG
Protein-coding sequences here:
- a CDS encoding LysR family transcriptional regulator; this translates as MNIKQVKAFLAVAQSMSFASAATQLHLSQPALSLSIKSLEDNLGGKLLTRTTRHIALTPEGEALVPIARRLLAQWENAEDEMKQRFALQLGKITIAAMPSFAASLLPKAIRNYHESYPNIQVAIDDVLSDVVVEMVRNNQVELGISFEPSNLVDLSFHPLYEDRFIAILPQGHPLESLDAISWQALLQYDFITLQRPSSVRTMIENTLSKAGIELNVAFDAHQLATVGRMVSEGMGVAVVPALCRQQAIEQGAICRPVMEPEIIRRVGVICQPRSNLSIAAAAMLDVLINTYA
- a CDS encoding CoA transferase subunit A; amino-acid sequence: MAGFDKVVASYEDAMMGLEDNMTVLAGGFGLCGIPENLIAEIKRKGTKDLTVVSNNCGVDGFGLGILLEDKQVRKMVSSYVGENALFEKQLLNGELEVELTPQGTLAEKMRAGGAGIPAFYTATGVGTPVAEGKETKEFHGREYLLEEAIVGDFAIVKGWKADRYGNVIYRHTAQNFNPLAATAGKITVVEVEEIVEVGELDPAQIHTPGIYVDRVVLGTFEKRIEKRTLKPTE
- a CDS encoding acetyl-CoA C-acetyltransferase, whose protein sequence is MKAVIVAAARTPIGAFNGALSSLSAVQIGTQLLSGMLVKQPILKEQIDEVILGQVLTAGCGQNPARQTAIHAGLPKHVSALTINKVCGSGLKAVQLAAQAVLNGDAKMVVAGGQESMSQAAHVLPNSRSGKKMGNWALLDSMVTDGLWDVFNDYHMGQTAENIANRWEISRQEQDAFAANSQQKAAKAQTSGRFVEEILPVSIPQRKGDPVMVEADEQIRPDTTADSLAKLRPAFAKEGSVTAGNASTLNDGAAMVIVTSEEEAQRLGLPILAVIEAASGAGVDPEIMGTGPIAATQKVLKKAHWQVTDLDLVEANEAFSVQALCVNKELGLDASKVNVNGGAVALGHPIGASGCRILVTLLHEMQRQDAKKGLATLCIGGGMGVAMLVSR
- a CDS encoding short-chain fatty acid transporter gives rise to the protein MNTLEQRQTGLQKVSQFFVTLLQRFLPDPFIFAIVLTFVVFLLVMPSTGQGPMEVVNAWAGSFWNLLSFSMQMAMVVVTGHAMASAPAFKRKLAMLAGVASTPGQAIILVTVISAMACWVNWGFGLVVGAIFAKEIAARVKGVDYRLLIASAYSGFLFWHGGLSGSIPLSIAGGANIEKVTNGAVTAAIPTSETIFSTMNLVILAVMFITIPLLNCLMHPTPQDTVTIDAELLKEQTSETLNKTDMTPAERLENSRVLSTLLGIMGFAFVIYYFVTNGFALNLNIVNFTFLFAAVLLHGTPKSLLSAVSQGARNCSGILLQFPFYAGIMGMMTATGDSGASLAGLISQAFVSISNETTFPLLTFLSAGIVNFFVPSGGGQWAVQAPIMMPAGAALGVDAAKTAMAIAWGDAWTNMIQPFWALPALAIAGLGAKDVMGYCLMALIGSGVIISLGFLIF
- a CDS encoding CoA transferase subunit B, whose product is MSLTREQMAQRVAQELQDGFYVNLGIGIPTLVANYVPKHMEVMLQSENGLLGMGEFPTEETIDADMINAGKQTVTTVKGASTFSSAESFAMIRGGHVDLTVLGAFEVDVNGNIASWMIPNKLVKGMGGAMDLVAGAENIIVTMTHASKNGESKLLSHCSLPLTGKACIKKVLTDLAWLEIEAGAFILKERAPGVSVEEIIEKTQGKLIVPDHVPEMVFA
- the fdhA gene encoding formaldehyde dehydrogenase, glutathione-independent, with the protein product MSNHANRGVIYQGNGTVKVDTIPFPELSLGKRRCDHGVILKVVTTNICGSDQHMVRGRTTAPSGLVLGHEITGEVIECGRDVEFIKVGDLVSVPFNIACGRCRNCKEGKTGICLNVNPARPGAAYGYVDMGGWVGGQADYVMVPYADFNLLKFPDKDQALEKIQSLTLLSDILPTGYHGCVTAGVGPGSTVYIAGAGPVGLAAAASAHLLGAACVIVGDMVEDRLNQARSFGCETIDLKQEGDIQDKIEAILGDREVDAFVDCVGFEAHACGCNHHQESPAVVLNSAMQMTRAGGQIGIPGLYVTEDPGAIDSAAQQGSLSMRFGLGWAKSHSLHTGQCPVMKYHRQLMQAILFDKIDIAKAVNVQMISLDQAPQGYADFDGGAAKKFVIDPHKMVS
- a CDS encoding LysR family transcriptional regulator; translated protein: MHFRKLDLNLLVALDALIRHQNVSLAAEELHLSQSAMSSSLSRLRRYFNDDLLVQVGRSMILSPLAEQLEQPIRDILVKIDASLMLKPGFDPTKSDREFRICVSDYMLHTLIPHVIEMTQEQGCTVKLNFLPQVSDPKKELDRGGADLLILPEIFCSDFHFSEHLLTDEFACVVWDQSDLAKGDMTMDVFTSAGHICMQPPNSNPSFETHSYDLQGVYRRVEVRTFSFSCIPSLIIGSNLIATLQKRLIDKAIAQGLPLKLFPSPVSLPLLNESMQWHKYQNVDLGIIWLRKLMLEAVTRLAK
- a CDS encoding NAD(P)H-hydrate dehydratase, whose product is MAGIDRQGIQILLTANEMGMADKAAVAAGVPALDLMAAAGKAVADAVIERWSKCSVLVLCGPGNNGGDGFVIAQILRSVGWPVRLAFLGSEEALSLEAKHFYHAWQGDVEEYSVGLLEQTDLVIDAMFGAGLTRPLEGKARDIVDAMIEREIPICAVDVPSGVDGTTGAALGAVAPAELTVTFFHKKPGYLLLPGRALCGELVVADIGIPVTVLEALNIQAWENSPELWYRDYPWPRLDGHKFHRGHTLIYGGESITGASRLSARSALRIGSGLVTLAAPIKAWPVYASALTSIMVAKLEQTQEAEDFEELLLDTRHNTIVVGPGAGLAGFESIRTRKMVMTALKADRAVVLDADALSAFANDPQILFDAINCPCVMTPHEGEFARLFPEINQQHPNDKLTRARLAAQQSGAVVVLKGADTVIAAPDGRAIINSNAPANLATGGSGDVLAGFIAGLLAQGMSPFDGAAAAVWLHGQVGNEVGIGLIAEDLPEHLPKVLSRFKAQYLSR